One window of Trichoderma breve strain T069 chromosome 3, whole genome shotgun sequence genomic DNA carries:
- a CDS encoding biotin-requiring enzyme domain-containing protein — protein MASLAAACRISSRLASGRAARGFTTSSRCLAAQNFTMPALSPTMTEGNIASWKVKEGDSFSAGDVLLEIETDKATMDVEAQDEGIMMKIISQDGSKSVQVGTRIAVLADAGDDISTLELPADEQPQQSAQSTSQSSAPAPREEPKSAAKPSAKPESAASGTYEHNYPLLPSVGLLVHEHGISKEDLSKIKGTGPSGRLLKGDVSSHFSKLAHLDLSNIKVAEKKAPAPKASEAASKAPKAAPKEEKVLVQLPISLESVVQLQRRLQDSADVSVSTATFISKATAFANSRLPAVPHAPTASELFDEVLGLGKAKATKFSQGAYVPTIPDYSFTASRRASTPKSDIIDILAGPAKKSSSSSAQRATPRLDARLAADGIHTFSLLVPKEEKARAELFLERCKLALEEVPETLI, from the exons ATGGCTTCACTTGCGGCGGCATGCCGCATTTCATCCCGCCTTGCAAGCGGCCGGGCCGCCCGCG GCTTCACCACTTCGTCGCGATGTCTCGCCGCCCAGAACTTCACCATGCCGGCCCTCTCCCCCACGATGACGGAAGGAAACATCGCCAGCTGGAAGGTTAAAGAGGGCGATTCCTTTAGCGCCGGCGACGTCCTGCTCGAGATCGAAACCGACAAGGCTACCATGGATGTCGAGGCCCAGGATGAAGgtatcatgatgaagattatCTCCCAGGATGGTAGCAAGAGCGTCCAGGTAGGCACTCGAATTGCCGTCTTGGCCGATGCCGGAGACGATATCAGCACTCTTGAGCTGCCTGCAGATGAGCAGCCCCAGCAGTCAGCCCAGAGCACTTCACAGTCCTCAGCTCCCGCGCCGCGGGAAGAGCCAAAGTCTGCTGCAAAGCCCTCTGCAAAGCCAGAATCCGCTGCCAGCGGAACCTACGAGCACAACTACCCTCTGCTCCCCTCAGTCGGCCTTCTTGTACATGAACacggcatcagcaaagaGGATCTGAGCAAGATCAAGGGCACGGGACCCAGCGGACGACTACTAAAGGGCGAC GTGTCTTCGCATTTCAGCAAGCTGGCCCATCTGGACTTGAGCAATATCAAAGtagctgagaagaaggctccTGCTCCTAAGGCATCCGAGGCTGCCTCTAAAGCACCGAAAGCTGCTcccaaggaggaaaaggtcCTTGTCCAACTTCCCATCTCGTTGGAAAGTGTTGTGCAGCTGCAAAGACGTCTTCAGGATTCCGCCGACGTCTCCGTCTCAACAGCCACAttcatctccaaggccacaGCATTTGCAAACAGCCGTCTACCTGCCGTGCCTCATGCGCCAACTGCCAGTGAGTTGTTCGACGAGGTCCTTGGCCTAGGCAAGGCCAAAGCTACCAAATTCTCTCAGGGAGCCTATGTTCCCACCATCCCCGATTACTCATTCACTGCCTCCCGGAGGGCCTCTACCCCCAAGTCTGACATTATTGACATCTTGGCCGGCCCTGCCAAAAAGTCCAGCTCATCGTCAGCCCAACGGGCTACTCCTAGGCTCGATGCTAGACTTGCTGCCGATGGAATTCACACCTTCAGCCTGCTGGTTcccaaggaagaaaaggccagGGCCGAGCTGTTCTTAGAGCGATGCAAGCTCGCCCTGGAGGAAGTGCCCGAGACATTGATATGA
- a CDS encoding carboxylesterase family domain-containing protein: MRSAYVQAIWGLLAHNSLAALAPSATIPDCDVTYRGINRNGVEAFLNIQYGMSTSGAHRFKPPRLHVPIHGTTVYADSYGPACPQALGGWVAPLSLTNVTRISEDCLNLNIVRPKGTKPNDLLPVMIYIHGGSFWAGQNSEITTTPDGLILESVKNGLPIMHVGMNYRLGFFGFAQSDALKAERSNNAGLRDQRLAMEWVRDNIAHFGGDPSKITVFGQSSGGLAVGMHILSFGGKQPLPFHNAIASSGALEPGVVSNITENAMKAVVDYVGCNETDFHSFDTLLCLRNHSMDSLLQGSLKTYRSDINVGDIWLPSIDGDFLPECPSALLQQGKFAKNLNVILSWCEDDVTLFTDESISTADDTRNFIANYVPNLSSGNLNELLSLYPGSEFATNGELSAEFYRSARIFRDIVMTCPALYFGEGVAEQSANTVYFYHWNQTVLGPVLEHLGHPPGMGPIHTAEFAYVFGNLSHYKMDDVPFNPSPSDLELTVRASRSFSTFVSVGEPGLPNHHTFRGFNPAFEKPGQTKVFVVGGSDEGLSYIDGLQANRALASQKIRERCSFLNSEDVLKELGT, encoded by the exons ATGCGGTCTGCTTATGTGCAGGCGATCTGGGGCCTGCTAGCCCACAACAGTCTTGCTGCTTTGGCCCCGTCCGCAACCATTCCCGACTGTGATGTAACCTACCGGGGTATCAATCGCAACGGGGTGGAAGCGTTCTTGAACATACAGTATGGAATGTCCACGTCTGGCGCGCATCGTTTCAAGCCGCCTCGACTTCATGTTCCAATACATGGGACTACCGTCTATGCGGATTCGTATGGACCGGCTTGTCCTCAGGCCTTGGGAGGCTGGGTAGCGCCCTTGTCTTTGACAAACGTCACTCGGATTTCGGAAGACTGCTTGAATCTCAACATCGTCAGGCCAAAAGGAACAAAACCAAATGACTTGCTCCCTGTCATGATATATATCCACGGTGGTAGCTTCTGGGCCGGCCAAAACAGCGAGATAACCACTACTCCGGATGGCTTGATTCTGGAATCGGTCAAAAATGGGCTCCCAATCATGCATGTTGGCATGAATTATCGCCTTGGGT TCTTTGGATTCGCTCAGTCTGATGCTCTAAAGGCGGAGCGCTCTAACAATGCTGGATTGAGAGATCAACGACTTGCTATGGAGTGGGTTCGAGACAACATTGCGCATTTCGGTGGCGATCCCTCCAAAATAACAGTATTTGGTCAATCTTCCGGAG GTCTAGCCGTGGGTATGCACATTCTATCATTTGGTGGCAAGCAACCTCTGCCCTTCCATAATGCAATCGCCTCAAGCGGTGCCTTGGAGCCTGGAGTCGTTTCAAATATAACAGAAAATGCCATGAAAGCCGTTGTGGACTATGTTGGATGTAATGAGACTGACTTTCATTCTTTCGACACCCTACTCTGTCTTCGTAACCACAGCATGGACTCCCTACTCCAGGGCTCTCTAAAGACTTATCGATCCGATATCAACGTTGGCGACATTTGGCTACCTTCCATCGACGGTGACTTTCTCCCGGAGTGCCCTTCAGCTCTCCTTCAGCAAGGGAAATTTGCCAAGAATCTCAATGTGATATTGAGCTGGTGTGAGGATGATGTCACACTCTTTACTGACGAGAGTATCTCGACTGCCGACGATACTCGAAATTTCATCGCAAACTATGTGCCGAATCTGTCTAGTGGAAATCTCAATGAGCTTCTCTCGCTTTATCCTGGGTCTGAATTCGCCACCAACGGAGAGTTATCCGCAGAGTTCTATCGTTCTGCCAGGATATTTCGAGACATTGTCATGACATGCCCAGCTCTTTATTTTGGCGAAGGAGTTGCCGAGCAGAGTGCAAATACGGTGTACTTCTACCACTGGAATCAGACTGTTTTGGGTCCTGTTTTGGAACATCTTGGCCATCCTCCTGGCATGGGCCCTATTCACACCGCAGAGTTCGCATACGTCTTCGGAAACCTCTCACATTATAAGATGGATGATGTTCCATTCAACCCTTCGCCTTCTGATCTTGAGCTCACAGTTAGGGCCTCTAGGTCTTTCTCGACTTTTGTTAGCGTTGGGGAGCCGGGGTTACCAAACCACCATACATTTCGGGGCTTCAATCCAGCCTTTGAAAAGCCAGGCCAGACCAAGGTCTTTGTCGTTGGGGGATCGGATGAGGGCCTCTCTTACATTGATGGGCTACAGGCTAATCGGGCTTTGGCCTCGCAGAAAATTAGAGAGCGATGTTCTTTTCTTAATTCAGAGGACGTATTGAAGGAGCTCGGAACCTAA
- a CDS encoding alpha-N-acetylglucosaminidase (NAGLU) tim-barrel domain-containing protein, whose amino-acid sequence MRAFKSCVWLLSAIGAAASSCDPTAGVESLVKRRLPQHVDSFEFVIEPAQISGLTNDSYAVSSTKDGKIRIEGTTTSALLSGLHKYLSSEANVDIWWFVGSQLDQAPKRLPQLKSPLKGTSVVPYRYHWNTVTTSYTSAFWTWEDWETQLDWMALRGINLALAWIGVEKIFIEVFTEIGLNADEINSFISGPAFLAWNHFGNIQGSWGGSMPQSWVDSQFDLQLKILDRMEELGITPILPAFPGFVPRNISRVFPDISLSTSPLWSNFPAELSADTYINPFDPRFAQLQKLFISKQQELYGNVTNFWTLDQFNENQPLSGDLGYLQNVSHNTWTALKAADPDAVWVMQAWLFSSDSAFWSNDRIESFLGGIPVNSDMLLLDLFAESAPQWLRTNSFYGKPWIWCELHDYGGNMGLYGQIENVTINSMDAVRNSSSLVGFGLTMEGQEGNEIMYDLLLDQAWSPKPIDTETYFHDWVSARYGTTKVKSLYTGWELLRPTVFNNTNLTITAVPKSILELVPSISGLLGRTGHHPTTITYNPAVMVEAWSELFKAGLQDIQLFANPAYQYDLVDWTRQVLVNEFDGLYKDLVDAYTSSASSSVIKSRGAKLIALLKTLDAVLATNVHFQLTPWINEARASSPSTANFLEYNARNQITLWGPQGNIEDYASKQWAGLVGTYYVERWQQFIDYLATTKPANYNQTAFHTKLMAWEIQWGQQTSSTKKAATGPSDIRSVLDTTIKTWGSLFKL is encoded by the exons ATGCGTGCCTTCAAGTCCTGCGTCTGGCTGCTCTCGGccattggcgctgctgcGTCCAGCTGTGATCCGACTGCCGGCGTTGAATCTCTTGTCAAGCGCCGTCTCCCACAGCATGTAGATTCGTTTGAGTTTGTCATTGAGCCTGCGCAGATCTCTGGCCTTACCAACGATAGCTATGCCGTGTCCTCGACAAAGGATGGAAAGATCCGAATTGAGGGTACGACGACCAGTGCTCTGCTATCAGG TCTTCATAAATATCTGTCTAGCGAGGCAAATGTTGACATTTGGTGGTTCGTGGGGAGCCAACTGGATCAAGCTCCGAAACGACTTCCCCAGCTCAAGTCTCCCCTGAAGGGCACCAGTGTCGTGCCGTACCGCTACCACTGGAACACTG TCACAACCTCTTATACCAGTGCCTTCTGGACATGGGAGGATTGGGAGACGCAGCTGGACTGGATGGCCCTCCGTGGTATCAATCTGGCCCTTGCCTGGATCGGTGTCGAGAAGATCTTCATTGAGGTCTTTACTGAAATCGGCCTGAATGCCGATGAGATCAACTCTTTCATCAGCGGACCTGCTTTCCTGGCGTGGAACCACTTTGGCAATATTCAAGGTTCATGGGGCGGATCGATGCCTCAATCCTGGGTCGACAGCCAGTTTGATCTCCAGCTCAAGATCTTGGATCGTATGGAAGAGCTCGGCATCACTCCCATTCTGCCAGCCTTCCCAGGATTCGTTCCTCGTAACATCTCCCGCGTATTCCCTGACATTTCTCTGTCAACAAGCCCTCTCTGGTCAAACTTTCCTGCGGAATTGAGCGCCGATACTTACATCAACCCATTCGACCCTCGTTTTGCTCAGCTGCAAAAGCTCTTCATTagcaagcagcaggagcTATATGGAAATGTTACCAACTTTTGGACTTTGGATCAGTTCAACGAAAACCAGCCGCTCTCTGGTGACCTGGGATACCTTCAAAACGTCAGCCACAACACTTGGACTGCCCTCAAGGCCGCTGATCCCGATGCCGTCTGGGTTATGCAGGCCTGGTTGTTCTCAAGTGACAGTGCCTTCTGGTCGAACGACCGTATCGAGTCTTTCTTGGGTGGCATTCCTGTAAACTCGGATATGTTGCTCCTCGACCTGTTTGCTGAATCTGCTCCCCAGTGGCTCCGAACCAACTCCTTCTATGGCAAGCCTTGGATCTGGTGTGAGCTCCACGACTATGGCGGTAACATGGGCTTGTATGGCCAGATCGAGAACGTCACCATCAACTCAATGGATGCGGTGCGCAACTCAAGCTCTCTCGTTGGGTTCGGCTTGACAATGGAGGGCCAGGAGGGCAACGAAATCATGTATGACCTGTTGTTGGATCAGGCTTGGAGCCCTAAGCCTATCGACACCGAGACGTATTTTCATGATTGGGTCTCGGCCAGATACGGTACCACGAAGGTGAAGAGCCTGTATACCGGATGGGAGCTTCTGAGGCCTACCGTgttcaacaacaccaacttGACGATTACTGCCGTGCCCAAGTCAATCTTGGAGCTGGTGCCCAGCATTAGCGGTCTCTTGGGTCGCACCGGTCACCATCCAACCACCATCACCTACAACCCAGCGGTCATGGTTGAGGCCTGGAGTGAGCTCTTCAAGGCCGGTCTCCAGGACATCCAGCTATTTGCCAACCCGGCATACCAGTACGATCTTGTTGACTGGACTCGCCAGGTTCTCGTCAACGAATTCGACGGCCTTTACAAGGATCTCGTTGATGCATACACCAGCTCCGCAAGCTCCAGCGTCATCAAGTCTCGTGGTGCCAAGCTCATTGCTCTTTTGAAGACTCTCGATGCTGTGCTCGCCACCAATGTGCACTTCCAACTCACCCCCTGGATCAACGAGGCCCGCGCAAGTAGCCCATCAACGGCCAACTTCCTTGAGTACAACGCGCGCAACCAAATCACTCTGTGGGGTCCTCAAGGCAACATCGAAGACTACGCCTCGAAGCAGTGGGCCGGACTGGTTGGCACCTACTACGTCGAACGATGGCAGCAGTTCATCGACTACCTTGCGACAACCAAGCCCGCAAACTACAACCAGACCGCTTTCCACACGAAGCTGATGGCATGGGAGATACAATGGGGACAACAGacctcctccaccaagaAGGCAGCAACGGGACCCAGCGATATTCGGTCCGTTCTGGACACAACCATCAAGACTTGGGGTAGCCTGTTCAAGCTTTAG
- a CDS encoding major facilitator superfamily domain-containing protein: MAGLPSTDSSSTLEGAATDVDKELHFQPIRRPSNAARRGSTASRASRRGSISARSQKETYDPNLDVNLPYRTLSRDANFDEYRVTSHTGTIPGPIEPPSVAGPGNEKRYQLVTFTPDDPENPKNWSKAYKWYCTMVVALTCFVVAFCSAVITADLVGPAEEFHVSLEVAFLTISVFVIGFGVGPMAFAPLSEVFGRRVIYGSTLFLAVIFIIPCAVSKNIGTLIVCRAIDGIAFSAPMTLVGGTLADLWRNEERGVPMAAFSAAPFIGPAIGPLVGGFLADGAGWRWLYYIQIILAGVVWILITFTVPETYAPTILARRAKKLRETTGDESYVTEQDIDERSMGERLTVFMVRPFQLLFQELIVLLISLYMSVLYGLLYMFFVAFPIVFQEGKGWNAGNTGLMFIPLAVGVLLSAVLSPLVNKHYIKMVHKYNGKPPAEVRLIPMMISCWCIPIGLFIFAWTSYTDLIWVGPALGGFPVGFGFIFLYNSANNYLVDSYQHQAASALAAKTCIRSFWGAGVVLFTEQMYHRLGDQWASSLLAFISLACCAIPYCFWIWGAKIRARSKYAYGGDDEVPTTTGPNDLEKAQRVPTNGSAVRDNADTDLDLRRARSYVSNP; encoded by the exons ATGGCGGGATTACCTTCAACAGACTCCTCTTCAACTCTAGAGGGAGCAGCTACAGATGTGGATAAAGAGCTACATTTTCAACCCATCCGCCGACCTTCCAACGCTGCGAGACGCGGTTCAACTGCTTCAAGAGCTTCAAGACGCGGTTCAATTTCTGCAAGGTCCCAAAAGGAGACCTACGACCCCAACCTCGATGTCAACTTGCCCTATCGCACCCTTAGCCGCGATGCCAACTTCGATGAGTACCGCGTCACATCTCACACGGGCACTATCCCGGGCCCAATCGAGCCTCCGTCCGTCGCTGGTCCAGGAAATGAAAAGCGTTACCAGCTGGTAACTTTTACCCCTGACGACCCTGAGAACCCTAAGAATTGGTCCAAGGCATACAAATGGTACTGCACCATGGTTGTTGCTCTTACTTGCTTTGTTGTGGCATTTTGTTCGGCTGTCATCACTGCGGATCTGGTTGGCCCGGCTGAGGAATTTCACGTCAGCCTGGAGGTTGCATTTCTCACGATTTCGGTCTTTGTCATTGGCTTTGGTGTTGGACCTATGGCTTTTGCGCCCCTGTCTGAGGTATTTGGACGACGAGTCATTTA CGGATCGACACTTTTCCTtgccgtcatcttcatcatccccTGCGCCGTCTCAAAGAATATCGGAACCCTGATCGTCTGCCGTGCCATCGATGGCATCGCCTTTTCGGCCCCCATGACCCTGGTCGGCGGTACGCTTGCGGATCTGTGGAGGAACGAGGAGCGTGGTGTTCCCATGGCCGCCTTTTCTGCCGCTCCCTTTATTGGACCTGCTA TTGGCCCTCTTGTTGGTGGCTTCCTTGCTGATGGCgctggctggcgctggctgtACTATATCCAGATTATCCTGGCCGGTGTCGTCTGGATTCTCATCACATTCACCGTCCCCGAAACTTACGCGCCTACAATCCTTGCTCGCCGCGCCAAGAAGCTGCGTGAGACCACTGGTGATGAGAGCTACGTTACCGAACAAGACATTGATGAGCGGTCCATGGGCGAACGACTCACCGTTTTCATGGTCCGACccttccagctgctcttccaggagctcatcgtcctcctcattTCGCTGTACATGAGCGTTCTCTACGGCTTGCTTTACATGTTCTTCGTTGCTTTCCCCATTGTCTTCCAGGAGGGCAAGGGATGGAATGCCGGCAACACTGGTTTGATGTTCATCCCCTTGGCCGTCGGTGTCCTTCTCTCTGCGGTCCTCTCTCCACTTGTCAACAAGCACTACATCAAGATGGTTCACAAATACAACGGAAAGCCGCCTGCGGAGGTTCGCTTGATTCCCATGATGATCTCTTGCTGGTGCATCCCTATTGGCTTGTTCATCTTCGCATGGACCTCGTACACAGATCTCATCTGGGTCGGCCCCGCTCTGGGTGGCTTCCCCGTTGGCttcggcttcatcttcctttACAACTCTGCAAACAACTACCTGGTCGACTCCTACCAGCACCAAGCCGCTTCTGCCCTCGCCGCCAAGACATGTATCCGAAGTTTCTGGGGTGCTGGCGTGGTTTTGTTCACTGAGCAGATGTACCACCGACTTGGTGACCAGTGGGCCTCTTCGCTGTTGGCATTCATTAGCTTGGCTTGCTGCGCTATTCCCTACTGCTTCTGGATCTGGGGCGCTAAGATCCGTGCTCGCAGCAAGTATGCCtatggcggtgatgatgaggtcCCAACCACCACGGGCCCCAATGATCTCGAAAAGGCTCAGAGGGTTCCCACCAACGGCAGCGCTGTTCGAGACAATGCTGACACTGATCTTGACctgaggagggcgaggagcTACGTCAGCAACCCATAA
- a CDS encoding leucine rich repeat domain-containing protein, translating into MDSEDGSLFIKQLAAFVRSNEKALANALQLQRRDTPTFPERPSTAISSTSAFANALSLGPLNFSSHGVKSAKLALTPHHLFYLLSRFEELGINVGPMKVRLEDLHDSSSSANYVSFLSNTQRSRSHSSDVGSIHSVSSIRSVMSGMSALWASFGIGASISAARTERQKAALEADMKYLYSAFTKIPCLRLAPDWRARLIKGYEEFPFDSAVPLYVFKNVQALEVSNIDFRQFFGWDRMADQLRSLTLKHAGIEDPADILIDIVLDDMDKRRRRTSKSQHSPSIPWSGSHSPRKSPTMSGRELRVGSMAPSEAAVEDGNTSDGSARTLRRQSTDDLSRSLNKDSRPRSNSPSRPSSSRNHTHIRSQQRMRRSGSGSSNSSLSDSWYHHHSRGSSANLLGNTVLPSSKWRFLRHLSLADNPMTSIPASSLAPLSNTLFSLDLSSNLFSQIPDSLSTLTALRALNLSHCMIDSLHSLTRNPLPAITALNLRANRLQSLAGIEKLYPLERLDLRDNRLTDPKELARLTGIPEIREIWVEGNPFARTHKDYRVVIFNLFRMTPGYTEDIVIDGSGPSSSEKRILVDRVPIPESVPVVKPIVTEMRGVDVSKPTVVYSAVKEASVLRKERPVPKAVASEINTTSTRRRRNTKRRIVDLSTSDKNPMPSPVDVHSPKYPINSPIAGSMDGSYKISHVSKTQPSTPLSYPKAHEFGSGAFSFENAHANGPAHADHIFSTSDIQQQDWDASGELYRRKIEALRDKVGEGYLSVLSEESWDANNVFGSSNIPTTTAALLAAHPAHHAPPMQAIHGGHS; encoded by the exons ATGGATTCAGAAGACGGAAGCTTGTTTATCAAG CAACTTGCTGCTTTTGTTCGCAGCAACGAAAAGGCTCTCGCCAACGCCTTGCAGCTTCAGCGCCGCGAT ACTCCGACGTTTCCTGAGCGTCCCTCAACTGCAAtctccagcaccagcgcctTTGCCAACGCTCTGTCTCTGGGGCCGCTCAACTTTTCCTCTCACGGAGTAAAATCTGCGAAGCTCGCCCTCACTCCCCACCACCTGTTCTATCTCCTCTCTCGCTTCGAAGAATTGGGTATCAATGTGGGGCCCATGAAGGTTCGCTTGGAGGATCTCCACGACAGCTCATCGTCTGCAAACTACGTGTCATTTCTGAGCAACACCCAGCGGTCTAGAAGCCATAGCTCAGATGTAGGCTCCATCCACTCCGTCTCCAGTATCCGGAGCGTCATGTCTGGCATGTCTGCCTTGTGGGCCAGCTTCGGTATCGGTGCCAGCATATCTGCTGCTCGGACGGAGCGTCAAAAGGCCGCGTTGGAGGCGGACATGAAGTATTTGTATTCCGCCTTCACCAAGATCCCCTGTCTTCGCTTGGCCCCTGATTGGCGAGCTCGGCTCATCAAGGGCTACGAAGAGTTTCCCTTTGACTCTGCGGTCCCCCTCTACGTCTTCAAGAATGTCCAGGCGCTGGAAGTGAGCAACATTGACTTTCGTCAATTCTTTGGCTGGGATCGCATGGCCGACCAGCTCCGCTCGCTTACGCTCAAGCATGCCGGCATCGAAGATCCTGCCGATATTTTAATCGATATTGTCCTGGATGATATGGACAAGAGGCGCCGCAGAACGTCAAAGTCACAGCACTCGCCCTCAATACCTTGGAGCGGGAGCCATAGCCCCCGCAAGAGCCCAACCATGTCCGGTC GTGAACTTCGTGTCGGCTCCATGGCTCCCAGCGAGGCTGCCGTCGAGGACGGTAACACGTCCGATGGCTCGGCCCGCACCCTGCGAAGACAATCTACGGATGACCTATCACGTTCTCTAAACAAGGACTCTCGGCCGAGGAGCAATTCCCCATCACGCCCATCAAGCTCTCGTAATCACACCCACATCCGATCTCAACAGAGAATGCGGCGTTCTGGATCTGGGAGTTCCAACTCCAGCCTATCCGACTCTTGGTACCATCACCACTCTAGAGGCAGTTCTGCCAACCTCTTGGGAAACACAGTCCTACCTTCGTCCAAGTGGCGCTTCCTGAGGCATCTCAGTCTGGCAGATAACCCCATGACGTCGATTCCGGCCTCAAGCCTGGCTCCTCTTTCCAAcaccctcttctctctcgatTTGTCATCCAATCTCTTCAGCCAAATCCCGGACAGCCTGTCCACCCTCACCGCTCTCCGCGCCCTAAACCTGTCTCATTGCATGATTGACTCTCTGCACTCCCTGACCCGAAACCCCCTCCCCGCCATTACTGCTCTCAACTTGAGAGCCAATAGACTGCAATCTCTCGCCGGTATCGAGAAGCTGTATCCCTTGGAAAGGCTGGACCTTAGAGACAACCGCCTTACAGACCCCAAGGAACTTGCACGCTTGACTGGAATTCCAGAGATTCGTGAAATCTGGGTCGAGGGCAACCCCTTTGCCCGCACTCACAAGGACTACCGTGTGGTGATCTTCAACCTGTTTCGGATGACGCCGGGATACACCGAGGATATCGTCATCGATGGCTCAGGCCCCAGCTCCTCTGAAAAGCGTATTCTGGTTGACCGAGTCCCGATTCCCGAGTCTGTCCCAGTGGTGAAGCCGATCGTGACCGAGATGCGAGGCGTCGACGTAAGCAAGCCCACCGTTGTCTATAGTGCTGTCAAGGAGGCTTCCGTCCTGCGCAAGGAGAGGCCAGTGCCAAAGGCCGTCGCCAGCGAAATCAACACGACTTCAACGAGGCGCCGGAGGAACACCAAACGACGCATCGTCGATCTTTCGACTAGTGACAAAAACCCAATGCCCTCGCCGGTTGATGTGCATAGCCCAAAATACCCGATCAATTCCCCAATTGCCGGCTCAATGGATGGGAGCTATAAAATTTCTCACGTATCTAAAACTCAACCGTCGACTCCCCTCTCATATCCAAAGGCCCACGAGTTTGGCAGCGGAGCCTTTTCTTTCGAGAACGCACATGCCAACGGTCCCGCCCATGCCGACCACATTTTTAGCACGAGCGATatccagcagcaagactGGGATGCCAGCGGCGAGCTGTACCGTCGCAAAATAGAGGCCCTGCGTGACAAGGTCGGCGAGGGCTATCTGAGCGTGCTGAGCGAGGAGAGCTGGGATGCCAACAATGTTTTTGGCTCATCCAATAtccccaccaccaccgctgcGCTGTTGGCGGCCCATCCCGCCCACCACGCTCCTCCCATGCAAGCCATCCATGGAGGCCACTCATAA